The following proteins are co-located in the Vigna angularis cultivar LongXiaoDou No.4 chromosome 2, ASM1680809v1, whole genome shotgun sequence genome:
- the LOC108328542 gene encoding uncharacterized protein LOC108328542, translating to MKGSGSKGRITMCLVLTLCLVIAVLLVMVLLAFTVFRPHEPVSRVDTIKIEDMNLGMDFFTMSVNVNVTLDVGVSVENRNKFGFQYHNSSAELKYKGILIGEGPIPDEEISGGETKGINLTLTIMADRLASSNGVTKDITSGSMPLSTFVRMFGMVKVLGFIKFHVASTTSCDFTLNITNKTIVDNKCLSKAILSA from the coding sequence ATGAAAGGATCTGGCAGCAAAGGCAGAATTACCATGTGCTTGGTGCTAACGTTATGCTTAGTGATTGCAGTTTTGTTGGTAATGGTGCTCTTAGCATTTACAGTGTTCAGACCACACGAGCCTGTTAGCAGAGTGGACACCATAAAGATTGAAGACATGAACCTTGGCATGGACTTTTTTACCATGAGTGTGAATGTGAATGTGACACTGGATGTGGGTGTTTCAGTTGAAAACAGAAATAAGTTTGGATTTCAGTACCACAATAGCTCTGCAGAACTCAAATATAAGGGGATATTGATTGGAGAAGGCCCTATACCAGATGAAGAGATATCAGGGGGTGAGACCAAGGGAATAAACTTGACACTCACTATTATGGCTGACCGTTTGGCCTCCAGCAATGGGGTCACGAAAGACATTACATCAGGTTCAATGCCCCTCAGCACCTTCGTGAGAATGTTTGGCATGGTCAAAGTCTTAGGCTTTATCAAATTCCATGTGGCTTCCACCACATCTTGTGATTTCACCCTCAATATTACCAACAAAACAATTGTGGACAATAAGTGCTTATCCAAGGCAATACTTTCAGCTTGA
- the LOC108328440 gene encoding uncharacterized protein LOC108328440, whose protein sequence is MSESAPKQEEIMTEAQKNQDQEQVVVISQKKLKRRRVCVMVTGAVLLLLIVVVIVAIILAFTLFKTKEPRTQLVSATLEGISPRVSFPAIDIKINVTLDLKVRVENRNRASFKHDGGKSVLLYKGKEVGETDIYPGLIPSRGSAILPCRLTLQADELASNLTSFLGDVIGGDISMDTVTRIPGRVTFLGFIKKHIVAKSYCQFTVSVRDFKITNQNCKSKAKL, encoded by the coding sequence ATGTCTGAATCAGCACCAAAACAAGAAGAGATCATGACAGAAGCTCAAAAGAACCAGGACCAGGAGCAAGTGGTGGTGATTTCACAGAAAAAGCTAAAGAGGAGAAGAGTTTGTGTAATGGTGACTGGGGCAGTGCTGTTACTGCTGATTGTGGTAGTGATTGTGGCAATCATCTTGGCCTTTACCTTGTTCAAGACCAAAGAGCCAAGGACTCAGCTTGTGTCTGCCACTTTGGAGGGTATAAGTCCCCGTGTCTCATTTCCTGCCATTGACATAAAGATCAATGTCACTCTTGATCTCAAGGTCCGGGTTGAGAACAGAAACCGTGCAAGTTTCAAGCATGATGGGGGAAAGAGTGTTTTGCTGTATAAGGGAAAAGAGGTTGGAGAGACAGACATATACCCTGGTTTGATTCCTTCAAGGGGGTCTGCAATACTTCCATGCAGACTCACACTTCAGGCAGATGAACTAGCTTCCAACTTGACCAGTTTTCTCGGGGATGTAATTGGAGGAGATATCTCTATGGACACCGTTACTAGGATTCCTGGAAGAGTTACCTTCCTCGGATTCATCAAAAAACATATTGTTGCAAAGTCCTATTGCCAATTCACTGTTAGTGTTCGTGACTTCAAGATTACAAACCAAAATTGCAAGAGTAAGGCCAAGTTATGA
- the LOC108328539 gene encoding calcium-binding protein CML42, translated as MGPEKITLAAPSPSFRLRCKSLNSLRLRRIFDMFDKNGDCMITVSEISQALSLLGLDADTEELETMTQSYIRPGNEGLTYDDFVSLHESLGDTYFGFVQSEEEEQQESDLWEAFKVFDENGDGYISARELQVVLGKLGLVEGNLIDNVHRMIGSVDTNHDGRVDFYEFKEMMRATILPSS; from the coding sequence ATGGGACCGGAGAAGATCACCCTCGCCGCGCCCTCGCCCTCCTTCCGCCTTCGGTGCAAGAGCCTGAACTCGCTCCGCCTCCGCCGCATCTTCGACATGTTCGACAAGAACGGCGACTGCATGATCACGGTGAGCGAGATCAGCCAGGCGCTGAGCCTCCTGGGCCTGGACGCGGACACGGAGGAGCTGGAGACCATGACGCAGTCATACATCCGCCCCGGGAACGAGGGCCTGACCTACGACGACTTCGTGAGCCTGCACGAGAGCCTGGGCGACACCTACTTCGGGTTCGTCCAAAGCGAAGAAGAGGAGCAGCAGGAGTCGGACCTCTGGGAGGCCTTCAAGGTGTTCGACGAGAACGGCGACGGCTACATCTCCGCCAGGGAGCTTCAGGTGGTCCTCGGCAAACTGGGCCTGGTGGAAGGGAACTTGATAGACAATGTCCACCGCATGATTGGGTCTGTTGATACCAACCACGATGGGCGCGTTGATTTCTACGAGTTCAAGGAGATGATGCGCGCGACCATTCTCCCCAGTTCTTGA